ACTTGGAACCAGAGATTGAAATGATCATCGTACAGTAGTCCAAACATCCTCGTAAAATGAGGTGCTGGCTAGGAGAAGATTACCGAAAGAAACAAGGATCTCCTCTGCTTTACAGCCTGACCTCGAAAGCGTGGTCCAAGCAAATTTGTGAAACCTCAACGTCCAGGAACGCATACAGTACTGTAGTAGTAATTCTTAATTAGTGCAGCATGGGTTTAGTTTTGTTTTGATAAAGAATACAGCATGGTTTGGTAGATGAGAAAGGAGTATATAtataccagcagcagcagcagtgttAATCTGTGCTACCTCTTGATGTTGACATGCCATCGATCTCCGCTTTACTTCTCCAGCTTTAAGCTCCCCTTTTCGTCTCGGCATGTCTTTAGGATTTATTATCCCAGCCTGATTATTAGAAGCTGAAACAAAAGCCATGGCATTTGCTTTCctttaaaaaaaaaaggtgTTGTGTGCAAGGAAAAAAGAACGAAAACATGTGCGGGTAGCTCTCGCTCGAGTCGAtccctcgcgccattgctggtTGTTGCTGCCTGCAGGATTGGATTGTAACCCTCCATTGGCAAGACAGATCGGCATGCAGCCTACAcacctttttttcttcttcgagagagagagagagagtattCATGCCTTCTTTGATAGACTACCACTCGATCCAACTGGAGTGAGTATAGTATAGCGCTACAACACTCGAGATCGAAGCGAAAAAGGTGCGTTGGCGCGAGGCCGGAAGGAATCGTACGTCGGCACGGCGGAGCAAACTGGAAAGCAAAGCCGAAGCGGTCGAGGTGGTGGTGGATGATTGGTGGCTtggcgccggccggccaagTGCGCCGTGGGGCCCGTGTCCAGAGCCTCGGGCAGCGGCAGCAGACCGGCGGCGCGTACGGCGCGGCCGACGGCGACAGCCCGGGCGCTGGCGGCCGCCGGATGCGCGATCCACGGCCAGGGAGCGGCGCCCGCGGCGGGCCGCCATCATGGCTGCGCTTTCGCCTCGTGGACGCGAGCGAACCCGACGGCGACGCTGCTGCGGCTTTGGCCGGCTTTCTTCTAGAGGAAACCGAAGAAGCTAGGGTGCAACGTGTCGCCGTGCCAATGTAGCGAGCATTGCTCGTACGTACGTATTGCTGCGGTCGTGAGGCTCTCTCCGCAGGATCGGAGCGAGCGAGCGAATTTGTTACTACGCCATGGCTCTGCACGGCATGATTGGTCCAtcgccttttttttttctttttcccgcCGTCTGATACTCCGATCCCAACAACGTGATCTCCACCGCTTTTCCGTCGTGCGCGCCCCCCACGGCCACACACCAACCCCGTtgtttcttcctcttcttcgtcGTCGCGTCTCATCTCGCCCCTCGCAGCAGCCTCACGTGGCTGCCAAAAGGCTCCTCCTTCTTAAGCGTCCAATACAAgaagcagcagcggcagcagcggcaCGCTGGAGCTTCTTGGTTGTTGTAGACTTGTACAAGTACCAACCAGTCAGCACGGCATCGATCGGCAGGCGTCTTCCACAAGCCTCCTCTTCCATTGCCACCACCTTTTAAGCTTTCCATCCAaaccttttttttcctttcccccACTCGTCGATCAATCGGTTCAGCGCGACGCGCCGCTTTCGAGGCTTGGTGCCGCGCGGCCGCGACTAGGGATGTCAATGGAGCCCCGAAACCCGATTACCCATGGGGAATTCCTCTATTAGGGTTCGGGTATGGGAGAAAATCAATCCCCATGGGTACAGATTTGGGATAAATTCTTCCCCCATCGGGTACGGCGGGTACGGGTATGGGTGGGTAACATCCGAACCCGATTACCCATGGAGAATACATACCCATAAGAATTACAAAGTGACCTAGCCCAACAGGCCAATACGCAGCCggcggcccagcccagcactCAAAAACCCTATACGCCTCCCTGGCTCCCTCCCTTCCCAGATCCCAGTCACCGCGCCTgcactccaccgccgcccctttctGTGCGCTCGGCCGCCTGGTGCCTGACAGCCTGAGGCCCCTGCCGGCGACCCACTTGAGTCCTGACGAGTGACACGTGCTGGCTGCTGCAAAGCCTGCAGCAGATTGCAGACCTGCAATCCCTCCCTCAAGTCTTCCGTGAATCCTTTGAAGGTCTGTGCCCGCTAACTGTCCCCTTTTGTTTTTTGCATACAGTACAATACTTACCATGGCCTGAAGCACTCCGTTCTCCACCGGGCCTGCCGCCGGCTGCTGCGCCAATTCCTATCGTCCACCATCTTCGATTCTCCGTCCGCGACTACAAGAAGCATGGCGTCTCAGTCCACACCCGAGATGGGTTCCCCGTCCGCTCCAGCGTCAATCAACAATGATGACGAGCAAGGAAGGTGAGATTAAGATCCTCTAACGGTCTAACCCTTTCATTTTTTTTGCTCGCTGCGTGTACTGTGTACATATCTGTCGTCTGCGTTACAGCCTGTGAaaatgtaaattgtgatggatGATTACTTAGTGTCAGACTGTTTGCGCTGCGCATTTGATTCACTAACCCACGCCCGACACTTTTTATTCACTAACCCACGAAGGAATGCTGACAAAGATCTGCCACCACATGCGAAGGCTCCAGCTCCGGCAATCGGCAACCCCAAATCGAACCCTGTACTTTGCCGCCGCCCCACAATTTCGGCTGCTGGTCGTGCTGCGGTCAAGACCAAGAAAAAAGGCCCTGTTGGTGCGACTGTAAGATCGAAGGCGACTACTCTAGAAGCACCATCCGCTGAAGGCGTACTTCTGTTAAAATCCCTAGGGTTTGATTTCTAAAGCTTGATAACTTTTACTTTTATTTATTGATTTTTGTATTTAGATCAATGGTTAATGTGTGTATTAGTGTGTGATTAAGATGTAATTTTTTTTACCGATTTTTGTATTTAAACCATTCTGTATATATTATTTTTGTATATTATTTGAATGTATCTGTAATTCTAGATGTATAACTTATTTTGTATTTCAACCATTCTGTACATATTATTTCTATATATTATTTGAATGTATCTGTATGTATAAATCTTTTTTAATGCTTATGTTGTTATGCAGTATATTATTTGTGATATATTACTGATCCTTTATTTCTAATGCTTATTGCTTCATACTTGATAGTTTTGTTGCGGGGGCTGAGAGTAGGAATGAAACTGAGAGCAGCAAACAACCCGAGTCCGTGAATGATTCAGAGCCAATCCAAATTGATGACGATGAAGAAGAAATTGAAGAAGTGATTGTTGGGCCAAAGAGGAAGCTAACATCTGGTGTTTGGAATGAATTCAAGAAAGTGAAACTAACTACGGGTGAAGAAAAGGCACaatgtaattattgtcataaagaAGCTTGCTGGGAAAAGTACTCATGGAACAAAGCATCTTCATGACCATTTGAAGATATGTGTTTTGGGCAAGATAAAGCTCAAGGGTAAGAATAAGACTCTGTGCCAATCATCTTTGAGGTTTAGTTCACAAGAAGGAGGGAAAGTATCCGTGGAGAACTACAGTTTTGATCCTGAAGTTGCTAGAAAGGAGCTTGCTGCCATGATTGCATTGCATGAATATCCTTTGTGCATTGTTGAGCATATTGGTTTTCGTCGGTTTGTGAGTGCGCTTCAGCCATTATTCAAGATGGTTACCAGAAATACTATTAGGTAAGGACATAATTATTCATTGTACCTTTTTCTAATTTAAAGTATTGTGCAATCTCTAATTATTTGATGCAATGGCAGAAAGGACATTATTGATACATGtacagaagaaaagaaaagagcctTGTAGTATATGGGTGCATGTAAGTCACGTGTTGCTATCACCACTACAGACATGTGGACTTCTGAGAACAAAAAAAGGGTTACATGGCTGTCACAGCACATTTCATTGACGATTCTTGGAATTTGAGGAACATTATAATGAGGTAAAGTATTATAAAGTGTTATTTTTTCTGCTCATGTAAGAGAATTTCTATTTTTTAAGTGTTGTTTTTCTGCTCATGTATGTAGGTTCATATATGTGCCTGCACTACATACAGCTGAGGTTATTTATGAGGTCCTATATGACGCTTTGGTTGAATGGAATATTGATGAGAAGATCTCCACCTTAACACTAGACAATTGCACAACAAATAACTCGGTAATCTCTGATCTTATCAAGATGATTGGACCATCTAAACTTATGTTAGAGGGATCTTTGTTGCATATGCGTTGTGCTGCACACATTCTGAATTTGATAGTGAAGGATAGCTTAGATGTGATACAACATGCAATTAAAAAGATTCGTGACAGTATTGCATTTTGGACGGCCACACCTAAAAGAGTAGAAAAATTTGAAGAGATGGCTAAGTTTCTAAAGATCCATATAGTACACAAGTTAGGACTTGATTGCAAAACTAGGTGGAACTCTACATACAAGATACTCACTATTGCTATTCCATATGAGGCAATTTTTAACCGTGCCACTCGTGTTGAAAAACTTTATGATTGTACACCAAGTAAAGAAGAGTGGGCTTTCGCTAGGTAAGTGGTTGATAGGCTCAAGATGTTTGATGAGATTACCAAGGTCTTCTCTGCAACAGATTATGTGACTGCAAATATTCAACTCCTTAAAATTTGTGAGGCTAAGGTGAAAACTTCACATTGTTCTCAGTGTGGAAATCCTATCATAGAAGAGATGTCCAAAAAGATGATagcaaagttcaataaataTTGGAAGGATATTCAAGGACCAATGGGAATAGCAACTATTTTGGATCCTAGGTTTAAGGTTGATTATCTTCTTGGGTTCTTTGAGACATTGCTAGGTCAAAACAGTGATGAATGTGTGCCAAAAGTTGAAGAAGTGAAAGAATCTTTATGTGATTTGATGAAGCACTATAAGATGGAGGAGGATGAAGAATCAACAGAATCATCAGCTCCTCCACTTGACACTAGTTTGTTGTCAAAAATTAGTGCTCGTGTTGCCAGTCGAAGGCCAGCGATGACTAGAGCTAAAACTGAGCTAGATAGGTACTTGGAGGATGATTTGATCCATTTTTCAACTGAGAACTTTCAGATCCTAGACTGGTGGAAGGTGGCTGGTACCCATTATCCTACACTTAGAAAAATAGCACGTGATATATTTGCTATTCCAGTCAGCACCGTTGCATCAGAGTCAGCTTTTAGCACTAGTGGAAGGATTCTTAGTGACCATCGCAGCAGACTCACTCCTGAAATTTTAGAGGCTTTAATGTGTTCGCAAGACTGGATAAGAAATAATTACAAAGGTACTTCTAAAATTTATACAAGTCATACCTATTACTGTTTTTGTTAACAGCATGGTTGCATTATCCATTGTAGATTTCTAATTGTTGTCATTTTTCTACAGATGGTGCTGACCTCAATCAACAAAGCTTTTGGGATTGCTTGCAAGAGATTCAAGAAGGTGTCGAGGTGAGCTGTCATCTATATTTGTTGTGATGATCATCCATATTTGTTTGTGACTCGTGAGCTTTCATCCATAAGAAATAATTACAAACTGAATATAATTCTTACCCTTTTCATGTAGGGACTTATACCGTGACAATGAGGACCGGAGTCTAGAAGATAGAAGATTGGACTTCGGAGAACATCAAGCCTTTTACTTGCTGTTTGCTGCAACTAGAGTTCGTTGAGAGATGCGAGCTGGTGTTGCTTATTTTGCTACTGGACAATTCCCTAGTTATTTTGCTACTGTCAGACCTTTGAAATGTGCATGCTGAATTATTATATATATTACTGGTACAGTATGTGTGCTAAATCGAGTACGGGGCCCCACGGGTATTTTATACCCAAACGGGGATGGGTATGGGAGGATTTTTTACCCGTGATGGGTACGGGGATAGGGATAGGGATGAGTTTAACTTTGTGGGGACGGGTGTGGAGAGTCAAAACCCGATGGGAAATTCCCCATTGACATCCCTAGCCGCGACAGACACAACAGTGACATGCCAATGCCGCACAGCCAACGGCCTGGGTCTTCGCTTTCGCCAGAGCCCATGGATGGACTCCATGCCTCAACATTCGGCCCAAGCCCAGTAAGACGACTAAAATATACACGGCCCAGACTGCCCGGTGCCACCCCACCAATCCCTTTAGTGGGCCCATTTGGTTGTGGAGGCCTCACTCTCACAACCGGAGTCCAGCCAGCAGTTTTTCTTTACAACTCAGAAGGGGAGAAGTTGCAGTATGAGTAGTTTGCATAATGCCTCGATCATAGCTTTGTTACAGCTCTTAATTGTCCCGGGCATGTTTATGAGGTTAGATGATTGGATTAATTGTGAAAACTCAAAACCGACTTGGATACATGAGTAGAAGAAAAGGCATGAGCAAGTACACTACATTCATCTGTTTAAATGCTTCAGAGTATGTTAGAAATTAGAATCAAACTCACAAATAGAGATTGTGATAGAAAGGTCGGACTATCTTCTGTCGAACTGTACCTTCTGTGAGTTTAACTGGAGGGTGCTAGGTTGAACTGAGCCAAGTAGGCAAAGTTGTTACTGTCTTTAGATATACCAGGGACCAAATCACCTGCATGGTTTCCACATTCAAAATAAATCACTCGGTTGCAAGATCAAATGGTCACCGCTAAAAAAACAAGTAGCTTGTGTTATTTGTAATCTACTAATCTACAAAGTTATCTGAATGCAAAAAACAAACAAACCGCGACATATGTTTTTGCACAACACAGCTAAACAAATCGAACACCGGGCTCAAACCGCATATGCAGTAGACACCAAAGAAACTCATCAGCACTGATCAGGTCCAATAATAATAACACAAGAAACAAAGCATGGTCATCCATCTCTAAAGATACATTCTTACATGTTGCATTACACCTGGCCTACTGTGATCAAACATCGAACAGCTAGGCCCTGCAATAATCCAAGAAACAAAGCATGGTTCATCTAAAGGTAAGATAAAATTATTACACATCACACCTATTAGGATAACTCATCAGCATGCATGGCACCGCCTGCAGTGCTCCACAACAGTCAGCTTAACTGTAGACGGAACTTTATCCTCGACGTATGTTCTAATAGCCGCAGCGCCTTCTACGGGCTTCCATGAGAAAACCCTTACTCATGGGTGCGCACCTGCCGCCAGACATTCCAGTATCACACTTGGGATCACCATAAGTGGTGTCCAGTGTAAGGCAATCAAGTGACTTCGCGTTCTTGAGAATATAGCATGTTAGCTCAACCAAGCTCTTAGCAGAGCTGAAACCTTTGATCTTCACACTCTTGAGGCGCTGTTCGGGTATCTGCCTCAGCTGTGATGATGAGCCTCCAAAAATAGATACATGATGATCCATACTTTCCTGACCTACCTGAGGGCAGAAGACATCATAAAATAGAATTAAAAATGGTTCCAACAAAGTGGCCAGATACTTTGCAGAACGGAATGAACAATGCCTTACATCCAACAACCAAGTCTCCAAGGAAGGAGAGCCATCAAGAAAAGATACAAGAGAAAAATAATCATAGGATGGGCAACATTTCAGAGTAATAGCCAGGCGCTTGAGGAAAAGGAATTTCGTAGGCAGCATTGGTGTATTGACCCTCTGCAAGATAAAGATGTCTCAGATTAATTATACAAAAGGTATGACTACTGTGATATGCATCTATCCCCTGGTCTACAAGAACTAAAGTTttaggatgagtatacctcacgATGCGAACGAATGGAAAGAGTTTCAAGGTTCGGCATATTGGATGGCAATTCCGTGCGGGCATAACAGACGAGGCCTGCACGGCTCATGCACAGATTCTTCACTTGCATTGTTTCTCCAAGTGAGACTTCGACCCTCTCTCCTATAAGGATAAAACTGAAGAGATTTCGAGCTTTGCTCTCTATCACTCGCAGCTTCCAGCAATAAGAAACCTTGAGGCAGTGGAGCTGCAGCAGCACGCAAGGTATCTTCAGGCACATTATCTCCTGGCATTCACTGAGGTCTAACTGCTTCAAAGCAGGAGAGTTAGAAAGAAAGTACTCTAACTCATCCCCCAAAATACGCACAGAACGCAGGCACAGACTTGCTAGCTTTCTCAAGGGACCAAGTTCAGCTGTGGGATGGAAAGCACACAAAGAAAGTTGCAGACACTGAATAGAGTTCCGAACCCCATCAGATAAAAGCGTTCATGGGACATTGTACTTCATATTGTCTCTATGACATAGCTTAAGGGTGAGTTTTTCAATCCCTGGTGTGACAGCAATCTGAAGCCATCTGTCGAGAACTCGAGATAATGGCATGCGTCAAAAATACCATATAAGTCAAGCACGAATATCTTTATGCCGATGCCTGAATGGTTCCTCAGGATGTTATCAATTCTGCAGCTGAAACTCTCTTGAGGTGCTTTTGCATTTGAGCCAAGGATATGCCTATTCAAGGTGAGAATGGGACGGCATCTCCAGGAATGTAAAAAGGTGCGAGGCGAGCAAGCAGCATGGGCTGCATCACGAAGTGGCAATAGGGAATGTATATGGTGCAAGATGTCCTGCGTGCACACACATGGGATAAAAATTGAAGATTGGGATTGTAAACCCAAAGGTTAACATATCAAAGCAAAAGAGCAGAACAACATGGCAGTGATATTCTACCCTAGGTCATTCTCCTCCTGAGTGTACATGGTGCATTGCATTACATAGGCACATATTGCAGtggaatgtaaacatggtgaTAAATTGGCCATTGCATAGAAGTTTTTCCCCATTAATGTTACTTTTGGCTTTCTAAGAGGAAAAACGAGTTGCTAATGGCCAGCACTGACTAAATACTACGAAATTTAATCCTACTTGCATTTTTTTTCACAAACAACTTGCAATTTTACTATTTGGCTAGTGCTACTGGCTAGCACTAGTTTGTTCAAAGTGTAATTGTAACTAAGATTTAATagataaaataataaaaatacCAAATACTTTGTTTACGAAACCATCATGAAATGGCATTCTATTTAATTCAACATTTGCAACTATTTAGGtagcacaataacaaacataaTTCTCTAACTTGAATCGTTAACCCAGTTGAAAGATTGGTTCagttttattttattttctagAATGATGATGCCAATCAGTGATAACAGGACCTGCTTGGTTTTACAGCACAGCACTTCACATAAGACTAAAGCAAACTCACTCATACTGAGCTATCAAGAATTGTCTTTTTTTTTATTATTCTGAAATGAACAAGCAAACTTGACAAACTGCTCATTTTCCTGTTCCAACCACACATACTTGGGATGTCTCCCGATTGCTTGTATTGGAGATCAAAAGTTGCAGGTAGCGGGACTTTGGGGGAAAACGGAACTAAATGGCGCCTGCCAAGCCTTATGGCCATTGGTCAACCTAAAAAGCAATCATCTTATCACATGGTACCTTCCTGTGAAGTAAAGACAGTCCTAAATTTTAGGAAAGTGCATCAGTACTAAGGTGTCTGTAATTTTACAAACTCTAAGGTTGTAGACATGCTGAAAATGCATTTACAGGGCGAAGGTCATTGAAATCTCAACACGCTTAAGAGCAAGCACTACATTACTGCTTTTTAAAGGTTATGGCGGAGCTGCTACTGTAACTGTTATCTCCCGAATGCTTAGCAAAATCGTAGTCACATATCCCCAGAGTATGCTAAGTGAAGAGCTCACAGTTCACGAATGACTAAATGCGGAGACCCCATGTTAAAATTTTGCTTTAATTGGACATTCTACATCTCTATTAGACATTTAGGGTAAACCATATCAAACAGCATCAAAAGTCCTATGCCTCATATAATTCATAAACATACTCAGACTCTAGATAATAGGAGTTGTGACATAAAAAAGAATGGAATGCATGTCGATTGGAGAGGTTGAGGTATTTTTGAAGAGGTAAACCTTATAATAGTAAAAGTGTATGGCGTTGACCTGGACTAGGATGGCATGTAATAGCTGTGGAAGATACTAAGAAGTTGCACAGTAAGGGTTCCGGTAACGACAAGCAACACAGTGGTAGATCTTCTGCACAATAATTACAGcaaaagaagaacaagccacGACAAATTCGAGAGAAATTAAGCTAACTCTAGGAAATCTAGAGCAGAGCGTGTCGCCGCTCCCGAACCGGGCCATGGCGCCGCCGTAGGGGTCCAGGATGACGTACCCGCCCTCGCGCGGCCCCGTCGAGAGGTGCCGGACGACGCCcgccacggcgcggcgcgggatCGGTGACCGGACGTAGTCGGACTTGCCCTTGGAGTACTGCTTGGATCCGAGCCCCCGGTTCGGGAGGTCGGCCGCCGTGGCGAGGCCGGCGAACTGCGCGGTCGCGTCGAGCCAGCTCGTCTCGGCTAGCTCCGACGCGGTCAACCGTATCTCGGGGAAGCTCCGGCGCAGCGGGGACATTGCGCGGCGCTTTGGTGCCAACACCTGGCCTGTGAACGAGACGGAGACGACGTTGCCGTCCGAGAACACGTCGTCGCCCATCTCGCGCCGGTCGAGGACCCCGCCGCTCGCGTCGACGAGGGCGGCGTCCAGCACGTTGTCGGCGGCGAGCCCGTGCTTCCGCGCCAGGAGCCCGAACCCGCCGCCGGAGATGGTGCCTCCCAGCCCGACGGTCGAGCAGGACCCGGCGGGGAACGCCAGGGACCGGCTGGACCGGCCCACGGCGTGGTAGAGCTCGCCCAGGGTCGCGCCGGCCTCGGCCCCGGCCGACGCGGACCCGGTTCAGCCTCGCGAGGTCGATCACCGCGAAGGGGACGTGGTTCTCCGTGGTGTAGGAGAGCCCCTCGTAGCTGTTGCCGCCGCTGCGCACGCGGACGGCCGGCCAgcgcggcgccgcgcgcgcagagcacggcggcgcggaggccgTCCCTGGATCCCGGGAGCACCACGGCGACCGGCCTGCCGACGCCCGGGAGCGTGAAGCGGAGGTTGCTGATGGAGGAGTTGAGGAGCGCGGCG
The Panicum hallii strain FIL2 chromosome 6, PHallii_v3.1, whole genome shotgun sequence genome window above contains:
- the LOC112896866 gene encoding uncharacterized protein LOC112896866 codes for the protein MCLKIPCVLLQLHCLKVSYCWKLRVIESKARNLFSFILIGERVEVSLGETMQVKNLCMSRAGLVCYARTELPSNMPNLETLSIRSHRERVNTPMLPTKFLFLKRLAITLKCCPSYDYFSLVSFLDGSPSLETWLLDVGQESMDHHVSIFGGSSSQLRQIPEQRLKSVKIKGFSSAKSLVELTCYILKNAKSLDCLTLDTTYGDPKCDTGMSGGRA